In Populus trichocarpa isolate Nisqually-1 chromosome 16, P.trichocarpa_v4.1, whole genome shotgun sequence, a genomic segment contains:
- the LOC7453675 gene encoding BTB/POZ domain-containing protein At5g47800 isoform X1: protein MKFMKLGTRPDTFFTENATRSVISDIPSDLVIRINNINFLLHQLQFSLLPKCGLLQRLCSDSEDSNTVTIELHDIPGGEDAFELCAKYCYGITINLSAHNFVFAFCAAKFLRMTEAVEKGNFVLKLESFFNSCILEGWKDSIVTLQTTVKLTEWSENLGIVRRCVDSIVEKILTPPAKVTWSYTYTRKGFNKQQQSVPKDWWTEDISDLDIDLFRCIIIAIKSTYMLPPQLIGEALHVYACRWLPDATKITPPESSVSQTDDVAENHRKIIEIIVTMIPADKGSVSVGFLLRLLSIASHLGASTVTKTELIRRSSLQLEEATVSDLLFPTHSSSNQHYYDIDLVAAVLDSFLLLWRRTSPAPIENSQSMRSIRKVGKLIDTYLQVVARDINLPVSKVLSVAEALPDIARKDHDDLYKGINIYLKEHPELSKADKKRLCRPLDCQKLSPEVRTHAVKNERLPLRTVVQVLFFEQDKGSRANDQRMSAQEQLLSRGKQIPLVRDELSKLQLEQHEQTAPLEGIGKTPAPSESSSRNHQKMKRTDKKIALESEKRVVREEIEEVETKDGGSSGSKINAKKMMKNRSGSDHSRDKSRDR, encoded by the exons ATGAAGTTTATGAAACTTGGGACACGGCCAGATACCTTCTTTACAGAAAACGCAACCAG GTCTGTGATATCAGATATACCTAGTGACCTTGTTATACGAATCAATaacatcaattttcttcttcatcag CTGCAGTTTTCACTTCTACCGAAGTGTGGCCTCTTACAGAGGCTATGTTCAGATTCTGAAGATTCAAATACTGTTACAATAGAGCTGCATGATATCCCTGGAGGGGAAGATGCTTTTGAGCTGTGCGCTAAATATTGTTATGGAATAACAATCAACCTCAGTGCTCATAACTTTGTATTTGCATTTTGTGCTGCAAAGTTCCTTCGAATGACAGAAGCTGTCGAGAAGGGAAATTTTGTCCTTAAACTTGAGTCCTTCTTTAATTCCTGCATTCTAGAAGGTTGGAAGGACTCAATTGTCACGCTACAGACAACAGTCAAGTTGACAGAGTGGTCAGAGAACCTCGGAATCGTCAGAAGATGCGTTGATTCAATTGTTGAAAAAATCCTCACACCCCCTGCAAAG GTAACATGGTCCTACACTTATACTAGAAAAGGGTTCAACAAGCAGCAGCAATCTGTTCCCAAGGATTGGTGGACGGAGGACATATCCGATCTTGACATAGACCTTTTCCGATGCATAATTATAGCTATTAAATCAACATATATGCTCCCACCACAGCTCATTGGTGAAGCTTTACATGTTTATGCCTGTCGTTGGCTACCGGATGCTACAAAGATTACACCTCCAGAGAGCTCAGTGTCTCAGACTGACGATGTTGCAGAAAATCATcgaaaaattattgaaatcatTGTGACTATGATTCCAGCAGATAAAGGGTCAGTTTCAGTTGGCTTCTTGCTAAGACTTCTTAGCATTGCAAGTCACCTAGGTGCATCTACAGTTACAAAGACAGAACTTATAAGGAGATCTAGCCTGCAATTAGAGGAGGCAACAGTTAGTGACCTGCTATTTCCTACACATTCATCCTCCAATCAGCATTATTATGATATTGACTTGGTTGCAGCAGTGCTAGACAGTTTCTTGCTGCTATGGAGAAGAACATCACCCGCACCTATCGAAAATTCCCAGTCTATGAGATCAATTAGAAAGGTTGGAAAGCTTATTGACACTTACCTTCAAGTGGTCGCTAGAGACATCAACTTACCGGTATCAAAAGTTTTATCTGTTGCTGAAGCTTTGCCAGATATTGCTAGGAAAGATCATGATGACCTGTACAAGGGAATCAACATTTATCTCAAG GAGCATCCTGAACTGAGCAAGGCAGATAAGAAGCGTCTATGCAGGCCTCTAGACTGCCAAAAACTCTCGCCAGAAGTCCGTACCCACGCTGTAAAGAATGAGCGCCTACCATTGAGAACAGTCGTGCAAGTCCTATTCTTTGAACAAGACAAAGGCTCGAGGGCAAATGATCAAAGAATGTCAGCACAGGAGCAACTACTCTCCAGAGGGAAACAGATACCGTTAGTGAGGGACGAGCTAAGTAAGCTACAATTAGAACAGCATGAACAAACCGCCCCACTGGAGGGAATAGGGAAAACCCCAGCACCATCCGAAAGCAGCTcaagaaatcatcaaaaaatgAAGAGAACGGATAAAAAGATAGCGTTGGAGTCAGAGAAAAGGGTGGTGAGGGAAGAAATAGAGGAAGTAGAAACTAAAGATGGAGGAAGCTCAGGAAGCAAGATTAATGccaaaaagatgatgaaaaacaGAAGTGGATCAGACCATAGCCGTGATAAAAGTAGAGACAGGTAG
- the LOC7453675 gene encoding BTB/POZ domain-containing protein At5g47800 isoform X2, whose translation MKFMKLGTRPDTFFTENATRSVISDIPSDLVIRINNINFLLHQFSLLPKCGLLQRLCSDSEDSNTVTIELHDIPGGEDAFELCAKYCYGITINLSAHNFVFAFCAAKFLRMTEAVEKGNFVLKLESFFNSCILEGWKDSIVTLQTTVKLTEWSENLGIVRRCVDSIVEKILTPPAKVTWSYTYTRKGFNKQQQSVPKDWWTEDISDLDIDLFRCIIIAIKSTYMLPPQLIGEALHVYACRWLPDATKITPPESSVSQTDDVAENHRKIIEIIVTMIPADKGSVSVGFLLRLLSIASHLGASTVTKTELIRRSSLQLEEATVSDLLFPTHSSSNQHYYDIDLVAAVLDSFLLLWRRTSPAPIENSQSMRSIRKVGKLIDTYLQVVARDINLPVSKVLSVAEALPDIARKDHDDLYKGINIYLKEHPELSKADKKRLCRPLDCQKLSPEVRTHAVKNERLPLRTVVQVLFFEQDKGSRANDQRMSAQEQLLSRGKQIPLVRDELSKLQLEQHEQTAPLEGIGKTPAPSESSSRNHQKMKRTDKKIALESEKRVVREEIEEVETKDGGSSGSKINAKKMMKNRSGSDHSRDKSRDR comes from the exons ATGAAGTTTATGAAACTTGGGACACGGCCAGATACCTTCTTTACAGAAAACGCAACCAG GTCTGTGATATCAGATATACCTAGTGACCTTGTTATACGAATCAATaacatcaattttcttcttcatcag TTTTCACTTCTACCGAAGTGTGGCCTCTTACAGAGGCTATGTTCAGATTCTGAAGATTCAAATACTGTTACAATAGAGCTGCATGATATCCCTGGAGGGGAAGATGCTTTTGAGCTGTGCGCTAAATATTGTTATGGAATAACAATCAACCTCAGTGCTCATAACTTTGTATTTGCATTTTGTGCTGCAAAGTTCCTTCGAATGACAGAAGCTGTCGAGAAGGGAAATTTTGTCCTTAAACTTGAGTCCTTCTTTAATTCCTGCATTCTAGAAGGTTGGAAGGACTCAATTGTCACGCTACAGACAACAGTCAAGTTGACAGAGTGGTCAGAGAACCTCGGAATCGTCAGAAGATGCGTTGATTCAATTGTTGAAAAAATCCTCACACCCCCTGCAAAG GTAACATGGTCCTACACTTATACTAGAAAAGGGTTCAACAAGCAGCAGCAATCTGTTCCCAAGGATTGGTGGACGGAGGACATATCCGATCTTGACATAGACCTTTTCCGATGCATAATTATAGCTATTAAATCAACATATATGCTCCCACCACAGCTCATTGGTGAAGCTTTACATGTTTATGCCTGTCGTTGGCTACCGGATGCTACAAAGATTACACCTCCAGAGAGCTCAGTGTCTCAGACTGACGATGTTGCAGAAAATCATcgaaaaattattgaaatcatTGTGACTATGATTCCAGCAGATAAAGGGTCAGTTTCAGTTGGCTTCTTGCTAAGACTTCTTAGCATTGCAAGTCACCTAGGTGCATCTACAGTTACAAAGACAGAACTTATAAGGAGATCTAGCCTGCAATTAGAGGAGGCAACAGTTAGTGACCTGCTATTTCCTACACATTCATCCTCCAATCAGCATTATTATGATATTGACTTGGTTGCAGCAGTGCTAGACAGTTTCTTGCTGCTATGGAGAAGAACATCACCCGCACCTATCGAAAATTCCCAGTCTATGAGATCAATTAGAAAGGTTGGAAAGCTTATTGACACTTACCTTCAAGTGGTCGCTAGAGACATCAACTTACCGGTATCAAAAGTTTTATCTGTTGCTGAAGCTTTGCCAGATATTGCTAGGAAAGATCATGATGACCTGTACAAGGGAATCAACATTTATCTCAAG GAGCATCCTGAACTGAGCAAGGCAGATAAGAAGCGTCTATGCAGGCCTCTAGACTGCCAAAAACTCTCGCCAGAAGTCCGTACCCACGCTGTAAAGAATGAGCGCCTACCATTGAGAACAGTCGTGCAAGTCCTATTCTTTGAACAAGACAAAGGCTCGAGGGCAAATGATCAAAGAATGTCAGCACAGGAGCAACTACTCTCCAGAGGGAAACAGATACCGTTAGTGAGGGACGAGCTAAGTAAGCTACAATTAGAACAGCATGAACAAACCGCCCCACTGGAGGGAATAGGGAAAACCCCAGCACCATCCGAAAGCAGCTcaagaaatcatcaaaaaatgAAGAGAACGGATAAAAAGATAGCGTTGGAGTCAGAGAAAAGGGTGGTGAGGGAAGAAATAGAGGAAGTAGAAACTAAAGATGGAGGAAGCTCAGGAAGCAAGATTAATGccaaaaagatgatgaaaaacaGAAGTGGATCAGACCATAGCCGTGATAAAAGTAGAGACAGGTAG